One stretch of Papaver somniferum cultivar HN1 unplaced genomic scaffold, ASM357369v1 unplaced-scaffold_154, whole genome shotgun sequence DNA includes these proteins:
- the LOC113336668 gene encoding probable serine/threonine-protein kinase PBL7 isoform X1: MVASGTLRFLMLFISVIWNVYTMNCIFVDSKTAEGLAKAILYLHDKQLIHGDLKSSNVLLDEDLRPKLSDFGTTVVAPTVVHNLIATYGFADPMFLRSGELTNKTDVYSFGVIMLELISGHTAIDDLLVDGIVRERHSIVLWARRIIEERQFVELADPHMPDSPGAGFIEILEFVHRCVRVDPDERPSITDAVALLTQFSQSLKTPGAGPSTSSINEISEEGK, from the exons ATGGTTGCATCTGGCACTTTAAGATTCTTAATGTTGTTTATTTCAGTCATATGGAATGTTTATACAATGAACTGTATTTTTGTAGATTCTAAGACTGCGGAGGGTTTAGCTAAAGCTATATTATATCTGCATGATAAACAGCTTATACATGGCGATTTAAAATCTTCTAATGTTCTTTTGGATGAAGATCTTAGACCAAAACTATCAGACTTTGGAACAACTGTAGTTGCGCCTACAGTTGTTCACAATCTGATTGCCACCTACGGCTTTGCAGATCCTATGTTCCTTCGTAGTGGTGAGCTCACCAACAAAACCGATGTGTACAGTTTCGGAGTTATAATGCTGGAGTTGATAAGTGGCCACACAGCAATCGATGATTTATTAGTTGATGGAATAGTTAGAGAGAGGCACAGTATTGTTTTATGG GCAAGGCGAATAATTGAAGAGAGGCAGTTCGTAGAATTGGCTGATCCACACATGCCAGACTCACCAGGGGCTGGGTTTATCGAGATCCTTGAATTTGTGCATAGGTGTGTGAGAGTTGATCCCGATGAGAGGCCTTCTATCACAGATGCTGTGGCACTACTTACCCAGTTTTCACAAAGTCTAAAGACACCGGGTGCTGGTCCATCTACTTCTTCAATAAATGAGATAAGTGAAGAAGGCAAATGA
- the LOC113336668 gene encoding probable serine/threonine-protein kinase PBL7 isoform X2, translating to MLIVYEFMPRGSLDVHLRDSKTAEGLAKAILYLHDKQLIHGDLKSSNVLLDEDLRPKLSDFGTTVVAPTVVHNLIATYGFADPMFLRSGELTNKTDVYSFGVIMLELISGHTAIDDLLVDGIVRERHSIVLWARRIIEERQFVELADPHMPDSPGAGFIEILEFVHRCVRVDPDERPSITDAVALLTQFSQSLKTPGAGPSTSSINEISEEGK from the exons ATGCTAATTGTTTATGAGTTTATGCCAAGAGGGTCACTGGATGTGCATTTACGTG ATTCTAAGACTGCGGAGGGTTTAGCTAAAGCTATATTATATCTGCATGATAAACAGCTTATACATGGCGATTTAAAATCTTCTAATGTTCTTTTGGATGAAGATCTTAGACCAAAACTATCAGACTTTGGAACAACTGTAGTTGCGCCTACAGTTGTTCACAATCTGATTGCCACCTACGGCTTTGCAGATCCTATGTTCCTTCGTAGTGGTGAGCTCACCAACAAAACCGATGTGTACAGTTTCGGAGTTATAATGCTGGAGTTGATAAGTGGCCACACAGCAATCGATGATTTATTAGTTGATGGAATAGTTAGAGAGAGGCACAGTATTGTTTTATGG GCAAGGCGAATAATTGAAGAGAGGCAGTTCGTAGAATTGGCTGATCCACACATGCCAGACTCACCAGGGGCTGGGTTTATCGAGATCCTTGAATTTGTGCATAGGTGTGTGAGAGTTGATCCCGATGAGAGGCCTTCTATCACAGATGCTGTGGCACTACTTACCCAGTTTTCACAAAGTCTAAAGACACCGGGTGCTGGTCCATCTACTTCTTCAATAAATGAGATAAGTGAAGAAGGCAAATGA
- the LOC113336905 gene encoding probable serine/threonine-protein kinase PBL25 isoform X2: MARCCSCVASRNGESSDREDNTGTQGVRADQSESPQYVVANARKFKLRELIAATDNFSQEHFLGEGRSGRVYKGILEEDGQKVAVKKLTMNTQQGRAEFRAEIQMLSGIEHSNIVKLIGYHDKGDVLFIVYEFMPSQSLDLHLYEHEVGKKPLDWKTRMKIAEGVAKALKYLHDQRDPPIIYGDLRPSNILLDEKFNPKLSNFNTAKPGPAWNCFGASGKVMGTLGYCPPEHAMTGMLTRECDIYIFGVVLLELITGRKAIQENLASRQRSVVVWSLCNMHNVKRKSGELYPPAFEKSCK, translated from the exons ATGGCTAGGTGCTGCTCCTGTGTTGCGTCGAGGAACGGCGAATCTTCAGACAGAGAAGATAATACAG GAACTCAAGGTGTTAGGGCAGACCAATCTGAATCTCCTCAATATGTTGTTGCCAATGCTCGTAAATTCAAATTAAGAGAGCTAATTGCCGCCACTGATAACTTCAGTCAAGAGCATTTTTTAGGGGAAGGAAGATCGGGACGTGTGTATAAGGGTATTCTCGAAGAAGACGGCCAG AAAGTTGCTGTGAAAAAGCTTACGATGAATACCCAACAAGGACGTGCAGAATTTCGAGCTGAGATTCAAATGCTCAGCGGAATTGAGCATTCTAACATCGTCAAGCTGATTGGCTATCATGATAAAGGGGACGTTCTATTTATCGTTTATGAGTTCATGCCATCACAGTCGCTGGATCTTCATTTATATG AGCATGAAGTCGGCAAGAAGCCTCTAGACTGGAAGACCAGGATGAAGATAGCAGAGGGTGTTGCCAAGGCTTTAAAGTATTTGCATGATCAAAGGGATCCTCCTATAATCTATGGAGACCTTAGACCATCTAATATTTTACTCGATGAAAAATTTAATCCAAAGCTGTCCAATTTTAATACTGCAAAACCTGGTCCTGCTTGGAATTGCTTTGGTGCTTCTGGAAAGGTGATGGGCACACTAGGTTATTGTCCCCCAGAGCATGCTATGACCGGCATGCTCACTAGGGAATGTGATATCTATATATTTGGTGTTGTTTTGCTCGAATTGATCACTGGGCGGAAGGCAATTCAAGAAAACCTGGCTTCTCGACAGCGCAGTGTTGTTGTATGG TCTCTCTGCAATATGCATAATGTCAAAAGGAAAAGTGGAGAACTATATCCACCAGCATTTGAAAAATCTTGCAAATGA
- the LOC113336905 gene encoding probable serine/threonine-protein kinase PBL25 isoform X1, translated as MARCCSCVASRNGESSDREDNTGTQGVRADQSESPQYVVANARKFKLRELIAATDNFSQEHFLGEGRSGRVYKGILEEDGQKVAVKKLTMNTQQGRAEFRAEIQMLSGIEHSNIVKLIGYHDKGDVLFIVYEFMPSQSLDLHLYEHEVGKKPLDWKTRMKIAEGVAKALKYLHDQRDPPIIYGDLRPSNILLDEKFNPKLSNFNTAKPGPAWNCFGASGKVMGTLGYCPPEHAMTGMLTRECDIYIFGVVLLELITGRKAIQENLASRQRSVVVWVTFLTFCPLLIYFIFKFSKSGTHVCSSAFL; from the exons ATGGCTAGGTGCTGCTCCTGTGTTGCGTCGAGGAACGGCGAATCTTCAGACAGAGAAGATAATACAG GAACTCAAGGTGTTAGGGCAGACCAATCTGAATCTCCTCAATATGTTGTTGCCAATGCTCGTAAATTCAAATTAAGAGAGCTAATTGCCGCCACTGATAACTTCAGTCAAGAGCATTTTTTAGGGGAAGGAAGATCGGGACGTGTGTATAAGGGTATTCTCGAAGAAGACGGCCAG AAAGTTGCTGTGAAAAAGCTTACGATGAATACCCAACAAGGACGTGCAGAATTTCGAGCTGAGATTCAAATGCTCAGCGGAATTGAGCATTCTAACATCGTCAAGCTGATTGGCTATCATGATAAAGGGGACGTTCTATTTATCGTTTATGAGTTCATGCCATCACAGTCGCTGGATCTTCATTTATATG AGCATGAAGTCGGCAAGAAGCCTCTAGACTGGAAGACCAGGATGAAGATAGCAGAGGGTGTTGCCAAGGCTTTAAAGTATTTGCATGATCAAAGGGATCCTCCTATAATCTATGGAGACCTTAGACCATCTAATATTTTACTCGATGAAAAATTTAATCCAAAGCTGTCCAATTTTAATACTGCAAAACCTGGTCCTGCTTGGAATTGCTTTGGTGCTTCTGGAAAGGTGATGGGCACACTAGGTTATTGTCCCCCAGAGCATGCTATGACCGGCATGCTCACTAGGGAATGTGATATCTATATATTTGGTGTTGTTTTGCTCGAATTGATCACTGGGCGGAAGGCAATTCAAGAAAACCTGGCTTCTCGACAGCGCAGTGTTGTTGTATGGGTAACATTTCTTACCTTTTGTCCACTACTCATTTATTTCATTTTCAAATTTTCTAAAAGTGGAACACATGTTTGTTCTTCTGCATTTCTTTAA